In one Cervus elaphus chromosome 9, mCerEla1.1, whole genome shotgun sequence genomic region, the following are encoded:
- the LOC122699879 gene encoding olfactory receptor-like protein OLF4, giving the protein MAIRNLTGVSQFLLLGFSEELKLQPFIFGLFFSMYLITVFGNLLIILAISSEAHLHTPMYFFLSNLSFVDICFTSTTIPKMLWNIQTQSKVITYEGCITQVYFFMLFAGLDILLLTVMAYDRFMAICHPLHYMVIMNPQLCELLVLVSWVISILHSLLQSLSLLRLTFCTFLEIPHFSCELNQMIQLASSDTFLNNVVMYSGAVLLAGGSLTCILYSYSRIVSSIGRISSSQGKYKAFSTCASHLSVVSLFYCTGLGVYLSSAGTHSIHSSATASVMYTVVTPMLNPFIYSLRNKDLQKGLKKFFGNIIIKGPIGIGLKK; this is encoded by the coding sequence ATGGCAATAAGAAACCTAACAGGAGTTTCacagtttcttcttctgggattctcaGAGGAATTAAAATTGCAACCGTTCATATTTGgtcttttcttctccatgtaCCTGATCACTGTATTTGGAAACTTGCTCATCATACTGGCCATCAGCTCAGAagcccacctccacacccccatgtatttcttcctctccAACTTGTCCTTTGTGGACATTTGTttcacctccaccaccatcccaAAGATGCTGTGGAATATCCAGACACAGAGCAAAGTCATAACCTATGAAGGCTGCATCACCCAGGTgtattttttcatgctctttgcaggACTGGACATCTTGCTCCTAacagtgatggcctatgaccgcttcaTGGCCATCTGTCACCCCCTGCACTACATGGTCATCATGAACCCCCAGCTCTGTGAACTGTTGGTGCTGGTGTCCTGGGTCATCAGCATCCTGCATTCCTTGTTACAAAGCTTAAGTTTGTTGAGACTGACATTCTGTACATTCTTAGAAATCCCTCACTTTTCCTGTGAACTCAATCAGATGATCCAACTTGCCAGTTCGGACACCTTTCTCAATAATGTGGTGATGTATTCTGGAGCTGTGCTGCTGGCCGGGGGTTCCCTCACGTGTATTCTTTACTCTTACTCTAGGATAGTTTCTTCCATAGGCAGAATCTCATCATCTCAGGGGAAGTATAAAGCATTTTCCACCTGTGCATCTCACCTCTCTGTTGTCTCCTTATTTTATTGTACGGGTTTAGGAGTATACCTCAGCTCTGCTGGTACCCACAGCATCCACTCAAGTGCAACAGCCTCGgtgatgtacactgtggtcacacccatgctgaaccccttcatctaTAGTCTGAGAAATAAAGACTTACAGAAGGGTCTGAAAAAATTCTTTGGAAACATAATCATAAAAGGTCCTATTGGCATAGGTCTTAAGAAGTaa